In Chrysoperla carnea chromosome 2, inChrCarn1.1, whole genome shotgun sequence, the following proteins share a genomic window:
- the LOC123292496 gene encoding modular serine protease-like — protein MCNNFSAVCVLTCIYFINLFVGIQCQRNPCPSDEFYCGNSDDQCIPNALKCDGKPDCNHNHADESYKTCKSNICKPNEFHCAYGACVPLSSRCNKIRNCLDGSDEFYCDKCEPTELCSEPWLTSCASGDCIYRHQICDGVQDCPDNSDETFSLCTKIRSDANTFRCKYGACIDSNLRCNGRSNCVDHSDEFECDKNIISDNFKPICGKHSFQCNSYLCIKEEQVCDGIIDCDDGSDETFAQCNNKKCTNTTICPYGACKTGSDCIPAPRPTRATVPKISPKSMMSTALVPDNCEPAPEVDDEVGSVTICPDVSPGILQSLPSGTILYYTCKDGYLLTTSTPTIVCMNGNWSNEFPECKRSCPPLESATHEIKCTYMDKEVSCNKPFAGVIASVKCKHPFIIRNPRQLQYYNGIECLENGKWDNELHACYTDCGKISLPVQTAPSEDDITPKIAGGYDVNRIEDIPWHAAIYEKINGTYDQMCGGSIITETIIVTAAHCFFNYSVSPYVLKDNKNDRFAVAVGKKYRSWDSELDTKAQRFTIKFKVHPDFLDNDFRFDIAVVKLNKPISFNLKVRPICVDWSNKKNPIRFDKPGIVAGWGITDREDVMSHSEKLQAVNLPYVDKATCIKYFQDSLPEFTVFITPDSFCGGNRNGSITCPGDSGGGFAFKEGNRYYLRGITSTGPSRNLFACDIYEYAVFTDIQSHLNFIKENIKKPVNIKPNRNKFNNGPSRQPFNSKSNSLLIGNAV, from the exons ATGTGCAATAATTTTAGTGCAGTTTGTGTTTTAACATGCA tctattttattaatttattcgtCGGAATTCAGTGTCAAAGAAACCCATGTCC gagCGATGAATTTTATTGTGGCAACAGTGATGATCAATGTATACCGAATGCTTTAAAATGTGATGGAAAACCTGATTGTAATCACAATCATGCTGATGAAAGTTATAAAACCTGCAAATCAAATAT aTGTAAACCAAATGAATTCCACTGTGCTTATGGAGCTTGCGTGCCACTGAGCTCAAGATGCAATAAAATTAGAAACTGTTTAGATGGATCAGATGAATTTTATTGTGATAAATGCGAACCAACAGAACTATGCTC AGAGCCATGGTTGACTTCTTGTGCATCTGGTGATTGTATCTATCGACATCAAATTTGCGATGGTGTCCAAGATTGCCCAGACAACTCTGATGAAACTTTTTCACTATGTACAAAAATtag gaGCGATGCTAATACTTTTAGATGCAAGTATGGTGCATGTATTGATTCGAATTTAAGATGCAATGGAAGAAGTAACTGTGTTGATCACTCCGATGAGTTCGAATgtgacaaaaatattatttcggataattttaaaccaatttgtGG GAAACACAGTTTCCAATGTAACTCTTATTTATGTATCAAAGAAGAACAAGTGTGTGATGGTATTATCGATTGTGATGATGGATCGGATGAAACTTTCGCGCAATGCAACAATAAAAAATGCACAAATACAACTATATGTCCTTATGGTGCATGCAAAACAGGATCAGACTGTATTCCTGCTCCTCGTCCAACAAGAGCAACTGTACCAAAAATATCACCCAAAAGTATGATGTCAACGGCATTGGTACCTGATAATTGTGAGCCCGCTCCTGAGGTAGATGATGAAGTAGGAAGTGTGACAATTTGTCCAGATGTGTCGCCGGGTATATTGCAAAGTTTACCCTCCGGGACGATACTGTATTATACCTGTAAAGATGGTTATTTGTTAACTACTTCAACACCAACAATTGTCTGCATGAATGGAAACTGGTCCAATGAATTTCCAGAATGCAAAA gaaGTTGTCCACCATTAGAGTCGGCAACCCATGaaattaaatgtacatataTGGATAAAGAAGTTTCTTGTAATAAACCTTTCGCTGGGGTCATTGCCTCGGTTAAGTGTAAACATCCATTTATAATCCGAAATCCTCGACAATTACAGTACTACAATGGTATTGAATGTCTTGAGAATGGCAAATGGGATAACGAGTTACATGCATGTTATACag attgtgGAAAAATTTCTCTGCCAGTTCAAACTGCACCATCAGAAGATGATATTACTCCGAAAATTGCCGGGGGATATGACGTCAACAGAATTGAAGATATTCCATGGCATGCtgcaatttatgaaaaaataaacggAACTTACGATCAGATGTGTGGCGGAAGCAtaataacagaaacaattattgTTACAG ctgcacattgttttttcaattattccGTTTCTCCGTATGTATTAAAAGATAACAAAAACGATAGATTTGCTGTTGCTGTAGGTAAAAAATATCGTAGTTGGGATAGTGAATTGGATACTAAAGCACAACGTTTTacg ataaaatttaaagtgCATCCAGATTTTTTGGACAATGATTTTCGCTTTGACATAGCtgtagtaaaattaaataagccCATAAGCTTCAATTTAAAAGTACGACCTATTTGTGTTGATtggtctaataaaaaaaatccaattcgATTTGACAAACCTGGAATC GTTGCCGGTTGGGGAATCACGGATCGTGAAGACGTGATGTCTCATTCCGAAAAACTTCAAGCAGTCAATTTACCATACGTTGACAAAGCTActtgtatcaaatattttcaagataGTTTACCTGAGTTTACAGTTTTTATTACACCGGATTCTTTTTGTGGGGGGAATAGAAATG gtTCAATCACATGTCCAGGAGATAGTGGGGGTGGATTCGCATTTAAAGAAGGCAATCGTTATTATCTTCGAGGTATAACTAGTACTGGTCCAAGTAGAAACCTCTTCGCATGCGATATATACGAATACGCTGTTTTTACCGATATCCAatctcatttaaattttattaaagaaaatataa agaaaCCGGTTAACATCAAAccaaatcgaaataaatttaacaatggTCCGTCAAGACAGCCGTTTAACTCGAAAAGCAATTCTTTATTGATTGGCAATGCCGTCTAA